The proteins below are encoded in one region of Pseudoalteromonas ulvae UL12:
- a CDS encoding sulfite exporter TauE/SafE family protein: MNDLMSIITYCAMLGCAVGFLAGLLGIGGGLIIVPALSYLLVTFHVLDTERVFVVAIATSLASIIFTSTSSAFAHHKNNNIPWEIAPAVLVGVAIGALISGFLASFIPVSFLKTVFAISVVFIALRMMLAKPQIKERKLPSTPILASLTALLGGVSGLIGIGGGALLVPFLTFFSVNMKKAIGCSAASGIVIAVFGTVGYVFSGLSTTNLADGFAGFVYLPALFGIVVTSAVFAQLGAKATQFLPVGIIKKIFAILLVIVAIRMLFS, encoded by the coding sequence ATGAATGATTTAATGTCTATCATCACCTATTGCGCTATGTTGGGATGTGCGGTGGGGTTTTTGGCTGGATTATTGGGCATAGGGGGAGGATTGATCATCGTCCCTGCACTTAGCTACTTACTGGTGACATTTCATGTACTAGACACTGAGCGTGTGTTTGTTGTTGCGATTGCGACATCGCTAGCTTCTATTATATTTACCTCTACGTCCTCCGCTTTCGCACATCATAAGAATAACAATATCCCTTGGGAGATTGCACCTGCAGTGTTAGTGGGGGTAGCGATTGGAGCCCTTATCAGTGGGTTTTTAGCCAGCTTTATTCCGGTTTCATTTTTGAAAACTGTTTTTGCTATTAGTGTGGTGTTTATTGCCTTACGAATGATGCTGGCCAAACCACAAATCAAAGAGCGGAAACTACCCAGTACGCCAATATTGGCTAGTTTGACCGCATTATTGGGCGGCGTATCTGGCTTAATAGGAATTGGTGGCGGGGCGTTATTGGTTCCCTTTCTAACTTTTTTCTCTGTGAATATGAAAAAGGCGATAGGCTGCTCAGCGGCCAGCGGGATTGTTATTGCTGTATTTGGGACGGTTGGCTATGTCTTTTCAGGGCTAAGTACGACTAATTTAGCTGATGGGTTTGCTGGGTTTGTTTATTTGCCGGCATTGTTTGGTATAGTAGTGACGTCTGCGGTATTTGCTCAGCTAGGGGCAAAAGCCACTCAGTTTTTACCTGTGGGTATAATAAAAAAAATCTTTGCTATCTTGTTGGTTATTGTAGCAATTCGAATGTTATTTTCTTAA
- a CDS encoding FlgO family outer membrane protein, whose product MKSILLTAGLLALGGCSSFLSSSSDDEKYQVKVLAGAEEYESAENLHYQKQKYQQHNAYSVSPIKNENINFYSQAIMQDLVSNLQYVNSTTPMAITSFVFTDSDFDETNIIGNQLAESLLHEVHKFGIPVIDFKSTGYIRVSPKGDFILTRDYLELSTSIPIKYVLVGTLTRQKTGYLVNARIIGINSKAVVGTAQSFIPSSVLDGFVDMKSNDGIKLIKG is encoded by the coding sequence ATGAAATCTATCTTGTTAACGGCAGGTTTACTCGCTCTGGGTGGTTGCAGCTCTTTTTTGAGTAGTTCTTCTGATGATGAAAAATATCAAGTCAAAGTGCTTGCTGGTGCTGAAGAGTATGAAAGTGCTGAAAACTTACATTATCAAAAGCAAAAATATCAGCAACACAATGCTTATTCCGTGAGCCCAATCAAAAATGAAAATATCAATTTTTATTCCCAGGCAATTATGCAGGATTTGGTGTCGAACCTTCAGTATGTAAATAGCACCACACCGATGGCCATCACGAGTTTTGTTTTTACGGACAGCGACTTTGATGAGACAAATATTATCGGTAATCAGTTGGCAGAGAGTTTACTTCATGAAGTGCATAAATTTGGGATCCCAGTAATTGACTTTAAATCTACAGGTTATATTCGAGTTAGCCCTAAAGGGGATTTTATTTTGACTCGAGATTACCTAGAGTTGAGCACCAGCATACCGATTAAATACGTACTTGTTGGGACTCTCACTAGACAAAAGACGGGTTATTTGGTTAATGCGCGTATTATCGGCATTAATTCCAAAGCCGTGGTTGGGACAGCGCAAAGTTTTATTCCTTCATCAGTGTTAGATGGATTTGTTGATATGAAAAGCAATGATGGCATTAAATTAATAAAAGGCTAA
- the lgt gene encoding prolipoprotein diacylglyceryl transferase, whose product MALAFPEIDPIIFSIGPLSVRWYGMMYLIGFACAMWLANRQAVKSDGQWTKDHVSDLLFYGMLGVILGGRFGYVLFYQFSYFLENPFYLFRIDQGGMSFHGGVIGVVLAVVWFAKTRQKRLLEVGDFVAPLVPLGLLAGRIGNFINGELWGRTTDVSWGVVFPGAGALARHPSQLYEAFLEGLVLFLILQWFIKKPRPAGSVAGVFLLGYGSFRFFVEYFREPDAHLGLFAGMISMGQILSTPMIFAGIGFLVWAYRTQHKTVLN is encoded by the coding sequence ATGGCGTTAGCGTTTCCTGAAATTGATCCGATTATATTTTCAATCGGCCCCCTGAGTGTCCGTTGGTACGGCATGATGTATTTAATTGGTTTTGCCTGTGCGATGTGGCTGGCTAACCGACAAGCGGTAAAAAGTGACGGGCAATGGACGAAAGATCACGTAAGCGATCTACTTTTTTATGGCATGTTAGGGGTTATTTTAGGTGGTCGATTTGGTTATGTGTTGTTTTATCAATTTAGCTATTTCTTAGAAAATCCATTTTATTTATTCCGAATTGATCAAGGTGGTATGTCATTTCATGGTGGTGTGATTGGAGTTGTGCTGGCGGTAGTGTGGTTTGCCAAAACGAGGCAAAAACGCTTGCTTGAAGTGGGTGACTTTGTGGCTCCATTAGTGCCTCTTGGTTTACTGGCAGGACGCATAGGGAATTTCATCAATGGCGAATTATGGGGCCGCACTACCGATGTGTCATGGGGAGTTGTGTTTCCAGGAGCTGGCGCATTGGCTCGTCACCCGTCGCAATTATATGAAGCATTTTTAGAAGGGTTGGTGTTGTTTTTAATTTTGCAATGGTTTATCAAAAAGCCTCGTCCTGCGGGAAGTGTGGCTGGTGTGTTTTTATTAGGTTACGGCAGCTTCCGCTTTTTTGTTGAATACTTTAGAGAGCCTGATGCACATTTAGGTTTGTTTGCAGGCATGATCTCTATGGGGCAAATTTTATCCACCCCCATGATTTTTGCAGGTATCGGCTTTTTAGTTTGGGCTTATCGCACTCAGCATAAAACAGTATTAAATTAA
- a CDS encoding thymidylate synthase: MKQYLALMRHVKEQGVKKEDRTGTGTISVFGYQMRFDLSEGFPLVTTKKCHLKSIIHELLWFLAGDTNIKYLTDNGVKIWDGWATENGELGPVYGAQWRSWQGQDGQVIDQIAELIEQIKTNPDSRRLIVSAWNPAVLPDTQFSPSENAANGKQALPPCHTLFQFYVLDGKLSCQLYQRSADILLGVPFNIASYALLTMMIAQVCDLEVGDFVHTFGDAHLYLNHLEQVDEQLSRTPFPKPTMKINPAVKDIFAFKYDDFELVNYQAHPHIKAPVAI, translated from the coding sequence ATGAAACAGTATTTAGCGTTAATGCGTCATGTTAAAGAGCAAGGCGTGAAAAAAGAAGATAGAACTGGAACGGGTACCATTAGTGTTTTCGGTTATCAGATGCGTTTTGATTTAAGTGAAGGCTTTCCATTAGTCACCACTAAAAAATGCCACTTAAAGTCAATTATCCATGAGCTGCTTTGGTTTTTAGCCGGTGATACCAATATCAAATATTTGACGGATAATGGCGTGAAAATTTGGGATGGTTGGGCCACAGAAAATGGCGAGTTAGGCCCTGTGTATGGTGCTCAGTGGCGTTCTTGGCAAGGACAAGATGGTCAAGTAATAGATCAAATCGCTGAACTCATTGAGCAGATTAAAACCAATCCAGACTCGCGTCGTTTGATTGTCAGCGCTTGGAATCCGGCTGTGTTACCCGATACACAATTTTCGCCGAGCGAAAATGCTGCAAACGGCAAGCAAGCTTTACCGCCTTGCCACACCCTCTTCCAGTTTTATGTGTTAGATGGCAAGTTGTCATGTCAGTTGTATCAGCGAAGCGCTGATATTTTATTGGGAGTGCCATTTAATATTGCAAGCTACGCATTGTTAACGATGATGATCGCTCAAGTGTGTGATTTAGAGGTGGGCGATTTTGTTCATACTTTTGGTGATGCACATTTATATTTAAATCATCTAGAGCAGGTTGATGAGCAGCTTTCACGCACACCATTTCCTAAACCGACGATGAAAATAAACCCAGCAGTGAAAGATATATTTGCGTTTAAATATGACGACTTTGAGTTAGTGAATTATCAAGCACACCCCCATATTAAAGCGCCAGTAGCGATATAA
- the galU gene encoding UTP--glucose-1-phosphate uridylyltransferase GalU produces MKKIQKAVIPVAGLGTRMLPATKAIPKEMLPIVDKPLIQYVVAEAIAAGIKEIVLVTHASKNSIENHFDTSFELEATLEKRVKRQLLDEVKAICPKDVTIIHVRQGEAKGLGHAIACAAPIIGEHPFAVILPDVILDEASSDLKQDNLADMIVKYNQSSVSQIMVEEVPHQDVDKFGVVDIQGVNLSAGESAKIAAMVEKPPVDEAPSNLAVVGRYVLSEKIWALLKRTPPGAGDEIQLTDAIAMLMETDTVEAYYMKGSSHDCGSKLGYMKANVAYALRRDDLKDELAAYIKTLL; encoded by the coding sequence ATGAAAAAAATTCAAAAAGCAGTGATCCCCGTAGCAGGCTTAGGCACGAGAATGCTACCTGCTACAAAAGCAATTCCTAAGGAAATGCTTCCGATAGTCGATAAGCCATTGATCCAATATGTGGTTGCGGAGGCGATTGCTGCCGGTATTAAAGAAATCGTCTTAGTCACTCATGCGAGTAAAAATTCAATCGAAAATCATTTTGATACCAGTTTTGAACTTGAAGCGACCCTTGAAAAACGAGTGAAGCGTCAATTACTCGACGAAGTTAAAGCGATTTGTCCAAAAGATGTCACGATTATTCATGTTCGCCAAGGTGAAGCCAAAGGGTTAGGCCATGCAATAGCTTGTGCTGCACCAATTATTGGTGAGCATCCATTTGCTGTTATTCTGCCTGATGTGATACTAGATGAAGCGAGCAGCGACTTAAAACAAGATAACTTGGCGGATATGATTGTTAAATATAATCAGTCGTCAGTGAGCCAAATAATGGTTGAGGAAGTTCCTCACCAAGACGTCGATAAATTTGGTGTTGTCGATATTCAAGGTGTTAACCTAAGTGCCGGAGAGTCGGCAAAGATTGCCGCTATGGTAGAAAAACCGCCGGTTGATGAGGCACCATCTAACTTAGCGGTAGTTGGACGTTATGTGTTAAGCGAAAAAATATGGGCATTACTGAAACGAACACCGCCAGGAGCCGGTGATGAAATTCAACTTACTGACGCGATTGCCATGTTAATGGAAACGGATACTGTAGAAGCCTATTATATGAAAGGAAGCAGTCACGATTGTGGTAGTAAGTTAGGTTATATGAAAGCAAATGTTGCGTACGCTTTGCGCAGAGATGATTTGAAGGATGAGTTAGCTGCGTATATAAAGACCTTACTTTAA
- a CDS encoding FlgO family outer membrane protein, whose translation MSRILISFLIPVLIAGCQITSEPPKVLPDSEQKIQIEYVKSNLRPEVDQLNYAMLKDMANFRVGSTIAVMTFIAMDSMSAHANNPQEYMLGQQISESLSVGLTTLGFNVIEHRRSEAIQLKKNESIMLSSDPNKLQASQKIDYVISGTYTVSEKHFIVNAKLIDLSTNIAVAAASRSMPIEVLWSDTKIKQRAGMLYRSEY comes from the coding sequence ATGAGCCGAATTTTAATAAGCTTTTTGATACCCGTACTGATTGCTGGGTGCCAAATTACGTCTGAACCACCTAAGGTGCTTCCAGATTCCGAGCAAAAGATTCAAATAGAGTATGTTAAGTCAAACTTGCGACCTGAGGTCGATCAACTTAATTACGCTATGTTAAAAGATATGGCTAACTTTAGGGTTGGTTCAACGATTGCTGTAATGACGTTTATTGCAATGGATTCAATGTCAGCGCATGCTAATAATCCACAAGAGTACATGTTAGGGCAACAAATAAGTGAAAGTTTGAGTGTCGGTCTGACGACATTGGGCTTCAATGTTATCGAGCATAGAAGATCTGAAGCAATTCAGTTGAAAAAAAATGAATCGATTATGTTGAGCTCAGACCCTAATAAATTGCAAGCGAGTCAAAAAATAGACTACGTAATATCAGGGACATATACGGTCAGTGAAAAACACTTTATCGTAAATGCAAAACTGATTGATTTATCAACGAATATCGCCGTCGCAGCAGCAAGTCGATCAATGCCAATTGAAGTGCTGTGGAGTGATACAAAAATAAAGCAGCGAGCGGGTATGCTTTATCGAAGTGAATATTGA
- a CDS encoding fimbrial biogenesis chaperone has translation MQNLIFITLLIFGVFSFSSQAIHLTTFRIYLDKETANTDFVVFNRDITSQQCKLSFKHYDFNEFGQMRKNKSEELPSNSAVNWVRYSPRKFVLTPANSQTIRFSMRRKANAEPAEYRSYLVIDCGAIASDDNGRSSGSENASISIQPKLLHNVPVIVRTGDVPVEVAFDKVNINNEVVQFSINKNGLRSIYGKLELIDIRNNERLDGLNGESIYPETKSKHYQLSTKGVKAEHLLLRFTSDKQFGDDRIFEKKVIL, from the coding sequence ATGCAAAATTTAATTTTTATTACTTTACTGATTTTTGGCGTATTTTCTTTTTCTAGTCAGGCGATTCATTTAACGACTTTTCGGATTTATCTCGATAAAGAAACGGCCAATACTGATTTCGTTGTGTTTAACCGCGATATCACTTCTCAGCAATGTAAATTGTCTTTTAAGCATTATGACTTTAACGAATTCGGTCAAATGCGAAAAAATAAGTCAGAAGAGTTACCAAGTAACTCTGCGGTGAATTGGGTTCGTTATTCACCAAGAAAATTTGTATTAACACCTGCCAATTCTCAAACGATACGTTTCTCTATGCGTAGAAAAGCCAATGCTGAACCCGCAGAATATCGTTCTTATTTAGTGATTGATTGTGGTGCAATTGCATCTGATGATAACGGCCGCTCTTCTGGCTCTGAAAATGCTTCAATTTCTATACAACCAAAGCTTTTACATAATGTTCCCGTGATTGTTCGTACAGGTGATGTGCCTGTTGAAGTTGCTTTTGATAAAGTGAATATCAATAATGAAGTTGTTCAATTCTCTATCAATAAGAATGGGCTGCGCTCTATCTACGGTAAGTTAGAGTTGATAGATATTCGAAATAACGAGCGATTAGATGGCTTAAACGGAGAGTCAATTTATCCTGAAACTAAAAGTAAGCATTATCAGCTATCGACTAAAGGCGTAAAAGCGGAACATTTATTATTACGTTTTACGAGTGATAAGCAGTTTGGGGATGATCGTATTTTTGAGAAAAAAGTCATTTTGTAG